CGGACCCGCCACTTGTGGAACAAAACCACCTATGAGGTGATGTTTTACATCAGTTCTCTACCGCCCATTGCTCAGCAGTTGGGCAAAGCCATCCGCCAGCATTGGTCGATGAGAACCAACTCCACTGGGTCTTAGATGTGACCTTTGGCGAAGATGCCAGCCGTATCCGCACAGGACATGCGCCGGAAAACATGGCCATCCTGAAGCGCTGGAGCATCAACCTCCTGAATCAAGAAACGTCCTTTAAGAAAAGTACCCGTCAAAAACTAAAACGGGCGAGCATGGATGAAGCGTATATGCTCAAAGTTCTAGGTGCTTCTATTCCTTTACAGTCTAGCCTTTCAGAGGCTTGATTTTCTTGCGCTGCCCCTGCGATGGAGCCGACAACGGCACCTTGAGCACAAGTCCAGAGGGTTTGTCTGGAAGGTAGGGAAAGTTTCATGGGTATCTCCTTAATTATGTGTAAATGAATCAACGGAATCCTTCAGTTGTTTTGTCGTCAGCACATCCATCTGAACCATCGGCAGGGCCGTCCGAGTGGAACTCCATTTGAGTAGTGCTCTCCAGAATCGCGCGGTGCACCGCTTCCCTGTCTAAGGTCTGGCACCAGGCCACAAACAAGGCTGGGTAGATGTTGCGGTTCATGTGGGAAGGTTTTTTCATAGTCGAAATCCTTTGCAGGTATGAAGTCAGTCAGTTGGCCGCGCTTTGCGATCACAAGTTTGGTATCAGGGATGCGATCGCAAGTTTGGTAATACAGAATCCACCGAGAATTTGAAAGCTTAGGAGTTTCAATCTCAACCAGAATGTTCCTTGTGGAGGGCTGCAAGGCCAGTTAGATGTATGCCAATAAGACCAACTGGACCAAGGACATACTTTCCTGCCAAACTTAGCTTCAATATTGGTCCTCCATCTCGCCAGCAATCTTGCTCTGCATGGCATTGACCAGTATCAATCTGCTCAGCTATGTAAATATGACCAGTGAGGGCTAATAATACGGCGATAACAGAAAGACTGAGAATTTCAAGTATGTTCTCCGATAAGTACCTTTTGACTATATTCACGGGCTTTTCCTCCATTTTTTTGATGTAGGTTTCGTTATCTGCGTGTAAAGCCTGCGGTTTTGGTATCAGGGATGCGACGGCCTACGGTCGGTCGGAGACCATCGCAAAATGGCATCACAGCCATTCACTCCGGCCTAATCTGCTGGTAGACCAGGATTGCCGACACATCAAAGAACATCATGTAGAAGGCAACGAAATGCCCCAGAAAATCGGGCGCTGTTTCAGTCCTGGCATAGAAGACCTCTAGCGGGACAGCGTCGATACGGGCAACGAAGAAGTGCCAGCACAGATAAAGAGTGACAATGGAAAAAACCGCCAACATCTGAATCAAAAGCTGGGTGAACAGCACGACACAAAGCTTTTTGCACAGCGAGAGTACCGAGCATCGACGATGCAAAAGCCCTTCGCATAAATCAACTAAATCCTTGCCAACTGAATAGCCAATGTTGATGACGCCTGCTTGGATAGTACGGATGACTTTCATGGGATTTACCTCAAATACTTGCTTGTTGCTCGTTGGCAATTGATGGAAAATCATTTTCTTCACTCCAAGGGTCACCTTTTACGTTTTGTTTGATCCATTGAGTAACCACAACCCGAGCAGCAGCCTTTGTAAAAGCAAGAAATTGATCTTGAGGCCCTACTCCTAGGGTGTTGTTTGACCACTCCAAAAAATGCTTTTTGCTAATAACCTCGTAATCAGTTGGATTAACTTGAACTATATGAATTCCCTCAAACAGACCAATCCACTTTGGTCCGTAGTAGGCAAACGTATTACCCTGCAAAAAACCAACCTTGCGATTATCTTTAGAAATGGCATAGTGGCCTACTATCTGCTCAAAGACAACATCAAAATCCCTGGCAGCATCGGTAATAGAAATAATCCTTCTCCCATCGGCGCAGAAGTAGCTTCGATGGGTAAACCTTTCTTTAATAAATGAAAATGAATCACTGTCACAGGAATCGTCTGAGTAATAGACGGAAACCCTAATCAAGTCTCTAGCATCAAAAATCTCTACAGAGTTGCCATCAAATGCTCCCCATCTAAGCCCCCATCCCATAGGTAGGGCGGCTTTAACAAGGAAGCTATCTATGTACGGACCACGAGTAAAGCCCAGTTTCTCTAGGGCACTCCAATTTGCATTAATAGGAATCGCGGCATACTTTAAGATTCCTTCCTCACCTCTGGATGGCTTTTCTATCGTGGGTAATTTAGCCAATTGAATCACCTCAATCGTTTTATCAAAATCGGGAGCAATCTCTAATCCTGGTCAGAGTTGCCTTTACCGTCCTTGCCCCTGCTGACCTCCCAGTAGAATGCAAAATGTCTCAGGCCGATGACACCCGCTCCAGCCAGCCCACACACCAGCGACCCATACTGGAGCGCATCATTTGCCACGGGGTTATGGATGATTGCCTCAGACATTTCTACAACAGGTCGAAATACAGGTGCTTCGAGTCGCAAACGACCTGTCAATGGATCTGGCCCAACCAAACCATCAGCCATCAGCCAGCAGCCCCAACCCACCATACCGAGGTGCAATGCAATATCTGGCAAGGCTAATACAACTTCCAGCAAAGGATTGCGCTGCAATCTAGTGATGCTCATAATTTTTCTCCTTAAATAAATAACTAGGCGAAACAGGCCAAGTCCAACGCTTAAGATTGCTGATCGGGCTTTGCTGGGGCCTGACCTTCATCTCCACCAGTCCACGACACAATTGCTGTCGCTATGCGATGGGCCGCTGAGTCATTACCTTGAGTCTGTCGATCAATCAGAAGCAGCAGAGTGACAGTATTGAACCCGACCAGCACCAACAGGATGACCAGCATCCCTCCCCAACCAGAGGCCAGAAGGCTACTGTCTTCTAAAGCGGGATATTTGTTCGCAAGACTCACACCCAAAAACCGACTCATCCCATAACCGAGAGCTAGGCTGACAACTACAGTGGCGACGACATGAGACGATTTGCGCTTAGGCAATTTCTCATCCCCAAAAATGACCTTCCAGAAGGCAGCATCTAACCGAGAACTAAAGCGCCCAATGCGGCGAGGCAGTCGCCTAATGTTTTGGCTAAAGCGCTTAATGAATGACTGTTTCTTCTTCATCTAACAAATCTCCAGAGTGCTTACTGGGAATATACGGATTTTTTTAGTGAGGCTCGATATCACAGAAAGGATGGGCTGGGAGTCGTGGCGACTCCCAGCCCAAGCCGATCTACAATTCGCCCCGGATTTCTTCGATCACGCCATCCCGCAGCAGAACCTCGACCTGCATCTTGCGAACCAGATGGTCACCTTGCTTGGCATAAAAGAAGTTATCGACCTGGCCCTGGTCAACTTCCTCACCCAGCTCCAAGTGCTGGACCTCCTTCAGTTGCTCCAAGACCTGGCTCTTTTGCTCCAGCAGTTCACGTTTTCGCTCATCGGCCTGAGTCTGGATATCCTGGATCTGTGTTTGGGTCTGGGCTATGGTGCCGTTCTCTGCCGCAGCGGTTTGGATGGTGTGTTGACTCAGTTCCCCGACCATTTGTTGGACTTGGGTATCCAGTTGGGTTAGCTGTTCATCTAATTGATGGGTTTGTGCCTGGAGCTGCTGACGGGCTTCGTCTTTCCAGAGGGGGGTGACGATAGCCTTGACCAGGATGAGGCGTTTGAGAAGAAGTTGATTGGATGATGGAGTCTGGACCCACAGTTCTGGTTTGGGCTGAGTGGGGCGGTCTTGGGTAAGCATATTCCTTGCTCCTTAATTTCAAAAGTTGGAAC
The sequence above is a segment of the Acaryochloris sp. CCMEE 5410 genome. Coding sequences within it:
- a CDS encoding YlqD family protein: MLTQDRPTQPKPELWVQTPSSNQLLLKRLILVKAIVTPLWKDEARQQLQAQTHQLDEQLTQLDTQVQQMVGELSQHTIQTAAAENGTIAQTQTQIQDIQTQADERKRELLEQKSQVLEQLKEVQHLELGEEVDQGQVDNFFYAKQGDHLVRKMQVEVLLRDGVIEEIRGEL